One Halostella salina genomic region harbors:
- the gltB gene encoding glutamate synthase large subunit — protein sequence MTDHHGQVSPDRHEGLADPTDERSNCGVGVVMDLDDGTSHDVVADGLELLENLEHRGTTGAEESTGDGAGVLLQTPHGFFADELDVSLPDTYAVGSLFLPQDDDAAADLMALVEETLAEHDIDVFHWRDVPTDNADLGATAIDSEPDVSQCFVRPDGLDREAFDRALYVARRALENRVEDERPPGHERFYVCSLDRETLVYKGLLKGEQVAGYYPDLTDERVASTFAMVHARFSTNTLGAWHLAHPYRNIIHNGEFNTIQGNINWMRARETDLESETLGDDIEELKPIINDPEQSDTASVDNALELLMEDGRDLPHALRMLIPEAWRDDDAMDADRKDWYDFHASLVEPWDGPALVAATDGERVGAVLDRNGLRPCRYDVTTDNTLVMASEAGALETDPSEIRERGRLQPGQLFLADPSEGRVIPDAEVFDDLVDEQYGEWVDDEQVHLHEVADADDRQPRTSVDDLRAFQSTYGYTHDELENIIEPMMKQGKDPVGSMGDDTPLSVLSDFNRPLFTYFKQLFAQVTNPPLDYIREELVTSLETRLGFQRNLLDESSDHARQLVADSPVLTDAETAAVRNLSANGLSSATVDITYDPDGDLQAAVERVRDDAREAIEGGNDVVVLSDRATGPDRVPIPSLLAMGGVHHHLVRNGLRNHAGIVVESGDPRAVHHLATLVGYGADAVNPYLAFATIEDIVAGEDGADVADAVEAFVGALEDGLLKTMAKMGISTMESYQGAQIFEAVGLDDDFVAEYFEGTEARTGGIGIEDIEADLEDRHRAAFDDADIERQGEYEHRSDGIHHQWNPETVGTLQQAVRQGDYDTYRDFAELINDQNENLQTLRGLLEFDTDERESIPVEEVEPIADIVERFSTAAMSLGSLSPEAHENNSIAMNRLGGKSNSGEGGEPPERFGTEKECNVKQVASGRFGVTSGYLASADELQIKMAQGSKPGEGGHLPGMKVNEMIAHVRHATPGVGLISPPPLHDIYSIEDLKQLIHDLKAASPDADINVKLVSEAGIGTIAAGVAKANADVVHISGHDGGTGASPRTSIKNAGLPWELGLAEANQMLVGTDLRDRIRVSVDGGMKTGRDVAVGALLGAEEYVFGTASLVTSGCVMARQCHKNTCPVGVATQREELRNRFPGEPEHVINYMTFIAQELREIMAELGFETVDEMVGRVDVLAQRDDVDHPKARNVDLSGVLAEPDGDQRRKVREQTHEVDDALDWELIDAAEPALADGEPVDLLTDVSNVDRAVGATLSHEVSSRHGVTGLPDDAITVDLHGTAGQSFGAFLASGVSMHLTGSANDYVGKGLSGGKLSVTMPENAAYEADENVCIGNVALYGATEGEAYINGVAGERFAVRNSGVKAVVEGVGDHGCEYMTGGAVAVLGDVGKNFAAGMSGGVAYVLDEDGDFAERANTGMVSVSDTLGESDRRMLRRLVENHVAYTDSERGAEILDNWEAYVEQFAVVMPDAYHRVITEEGAEDVRESPPEAATVDAEADASGFAASTDD from the coding sequence ATGACTGACCATCACGGACAGGTATCCCCCGACCGACACGAGGGACTCGCGGACCCGACCGACGAGCGGTCCAACTGCGGCGTCGGCGTGGTCATGGACCTCGACGACGGGACGAGCCACGACGTCGTCGCCGACGGCCTCGAACTGCTGGAGAACCTCGAACACCGCGGCACGACCGGCGCGGAGGAGTCGACGGGCGACGGTGCCGGCGTCCTCCTCCAGACGCCACACGGTTTCTTTGCCGACGAACTCGACGTGTCGCTGCCCGACACCTACGCCGTCGGGTCGCTGTTCCTGCCACAGGACGATGACGCCGCGGCCGACCTGATGGCCCTCGTCGAGGAGACGCTTGCCGAGCACGACATCGACGTCTTCCACTGGCGCGACGTGCCGACCGACAACGCGGACCTCGGCGCGACCGCGATCGACTCCGAACCGGACGTGTCCCAGTGTTTCGTCCGCCCCGACGGCCTCGACCGCGAGGCGTTCGACCGCGCGCTGTACGTCGCCCGCCGGGCGCTGGAGAACCGCGTCGAGGACGAGCGGCCGCCGGGCCACGAACGGTTCTACGTCTGTTCGCTCGACCGCGAGACGCTCGTCTACAAGGGCCTGCTCAAGGGCGAGCAGGTCGCCGGCTACTACCCCGACCTGACCGACGAGCGCGTCGCGTCGACGTTCGCCATGGTCCACGCGCGGTTCTCGACGAACACGCTCGGCGCGTGGCATCTCGCCCACCCCTACCGGAACATCATCCACAACGGCGAGTTCAACACCATCCAGGGCAACATCAACTGGATGCGCGCCCGGGAGACCGACCTCGAAAGCGAGACGCTCGGCGACGACATCGAGGAGCTCAAGCCGATCATCAACGACCCGGAGCAGTCCGACACCGCCTCCGTCGACAACGCGCTCGAACTGCTGATGGAGGACGGCCGGGACCTCCCTCACGCGCTCCGGATGCTCATCCCCGAGGCGTGGCGCGACGACGACGCGATGGACGCGGACCGCAAGGACTGGTACGACTTCCACGCCTCGCTGGTCGAGCCATGGGACGGGCCCGCCCTCGTCGCAGCGACGGACGGCGAGCGCGTCGGCGCAGTGCTCGACCGCAACGGCCTGCGCCCCTGCCGCTACGACGTGACGACGGACAACACGCTCGTGATGGCCAGCGAGGCCGGCGCGCTGGAGACCGACCCCTCGGAGATCCGCGAGCGTGGTCGCCTCCAGCCGGGCCAGCTGTTCCTCGCGGACCCTTCGGAGGGCCGGGTCATCCCGGACGCCGAGGTGTTCGACGACCTCGTCGACGAGCAGTACGGCGAGTGGGTCGACGACGAGCAGGTCCACCTCCACGAGGTGGCCGACGCCGACGACCGCCAGCCCCGGACCAGCGTCGACGACCTGCGTGCCTTCCAGTCGACGTACGGCTACACCCACGACGAACTGGAGAACATCATCGAGCCGATGATGAAACAGGGGAAAGACCCCGTCGGCTCGATGGGCGACGACACGCCGCTGTCGGTGCTGTCGGACTTCAACCGCCCGCTGTTTACCTACTTCAAGCAGCTGTTCGCGCAGGTGACGAACCCGCCGCTGGACTACATCCGCGAGGAACTGGTGACGAGTCTCGAAACCCGCCTCGGCTTCCAGCGCAACCTGCTCGACGAGTCGTCCGACCACGCCCGGCAACTCGTCGCCGACTCGCCGGTGCTGACCGACGCCGAGACGGCCGCCGTCAGGAACCTCTCGGCCAACGGCCTCTCGTCGGCGACCGTTGACATCACGTACGACCCGGACGGCGACCTCCAGGCGGCTGTCGAGCGCGTCCGCGACGACGCCCGCGAAGCGATCGAGGGGGGCAACGACGTGGTCGTCCTCTCCGACCGGGCGACCGGCCCCGACCGCGTCCCGATCCCGAGCCTGCTGGCGATGGGCGGCGTCCACCACCACCTCGTCCGCAACGGCCTGCGCAACCACGCCGGGATCGTCGTCGAGTCCGGCGACCCCCGCGCGGTCCACCACCTCGCCACGCTCGTCGGCTACGGTGCCGACGCCGTCAACCCCTACCTCGCCTTCGCGACCATCGAGGACATCGTCGCCGGCGAGGACGGCGCGGACGTGGCGGACGCCGTCGAAGCGTTCGTCGGCGCGCTGGAGGACGGCCTGCTGAAGACGATGGCGAAGATGGGCATCTCCACGATGGAGAGCTACCAGGGCGCACAGATCTTCGAGGCCGTCGGGCTTGACGACGATTTCGTCGCGGAGTACTTCGAGGGGACGGAGGCCCGCACCGGCGGCATCGGTATCGAGGACATCGAGGCCGACCTGGAGGACCGCCACCGCGCCGCCTTCGACGACGCCGACATCGAGCGTCAGGGCGAGTACGAGCACCGCTCGGACGGCATCCACCACCAGTGGAACCCCGAGACGGTCGGCACGCTCCAGCAGGCGGTGCGGCAGGGCGACTACGACACGTACCGCGACTTCGCCGAACTGATCAACGACCAGAACGAGAACCTCCAGACCCTGCGGGGGCTGCTGGAGTTCGACACCGACGAGCGCGAGTCGATCCCGGTCGAGGAAGTCGAGCCCATCGCCGACATCGTCGAGCGGTTCTCGACGGCAGCCATGTCGCTCGGGTCGCTGTCGCCCGAGGCCCACGAGAACAACTCCATCGCGATGAACCGGCTCGGCGGCAAGTCCAACTCCGGCGAGGGCGGCGAGCCGCCCGAGCGGTTCGGCACCGAGAAGGAGTGCAACGTCAAGCAGGTCGCATCGGGCCGGTTCGGCGTCACCTCCGGCTACCTCGCCAGCGCAGACGAGCTACAAATCAAGATGGCGCAGGGCTCCAAGCCCGGCGAGGGCGGCCACCTGCCCGGGATGAAGGTCAACGAGATGATCGCCCACGTCCGGCACGCGACGCCCGGCGTCGGCCTCATCTCGCCGCCGCCGCTGCACGACATCTACTCCATCGAGGACCTGAAGCAGCTGATCCACGACCTGAAGGCCGCCAGCCCGGACGCCGACATCAACGTCAAGCTCGTCTCCGAGGCGGGCATCGGCACCATCGCGGCCGGCGTCGCCAAGGCCAACGCCGACGTGGTCCACATCTCCGGCCACGACGGCGGCACGGGCGCGAGTCCGCGCACCTCGATCAAGAACGCCGGCCTGCCGTGGGAGCTCGGCCTCGCCGAGGCCAACCAGATGCTCGTCGGCACGGACCTGCGCGACCGCATCCGCGTCTCCGTCGACGGCGGCATGAAGACCGGCCGCGACGTGGCCGTCGGCGCGCTGCTCGGTGCCGAGGAGTACGTGTTCGGCACGGCGTCGCTGGTCACCTCCGGCTGCGTGATGGCCCGCCAGTGCCACAAGAACACCTGCCCGGTCGGCGTCGCCACCCAGCGTGAGGAACTGCGCAACCGCTTCCCCGGCGAACCCGAGCACGTCATCAACTACATGACGTTCATCGCCCAGGAGCTCCGGGAGATCATGGCCGAACTCGGCTTCGAGACGGTCGACGAGATGGTCGGCCGCGTCGACGTGCTCGCCCAGCGCGACGACGTGGACCACCCGAAGGCGCGTAACGTCGACCTCTCGGGCGTGCTCGCCGAACCGGACGGCGACCAGCGCCGGAAGGTCCGCGAGCAGACTCACGAGGTCGACGACGCGCTCGACTGGGAGCTGATCGACGCCGCCGAGCCGGCGCTGGCGGACGGCGAACCGGTCGACCTGCTGACCGACGTGTCGAACGTCGACCGCGCCGTCGGCGCGACGCTCTCCCACGAGGTGTCGTCGCGCCACGGCGTGACGGGGCTGCCGGACGACGCGATCACCGTCGACCTGCACGGCACCGCCGGGCAGAGCTTCGGCGCGTTCCTGGCCAGCGGCGTCTCGATGCATCTGACCGGCAGCGCCAACGACTACGTCGGGAAGGGGCTCTCCGGCGGCAAGCTCTCGGTGACGATGCCGGAGAACGCCGCCTACGAGGCCGACGAGAACGTCTGCATCGGCAACGTCGCGCTGTACGGCGCGACCGAGGGCGAGGCATACATCAACGGCGTCGCCGGCGAGCGCTTCGCGGTGCGCAACTCCGGCGTCAAGGCCGTCGTCGAGGGCGTCGGCGACCACGGCTGCGAGTACATGACCGGCGGCGCCGTCGCCGTGCTCGGCGACGTGGGCAAGAACTTCGCGGCCGGGATGTCCGGCGGCGTCGCCTACGTCCTGGACGAGGACGGCGACTTCGCCGAGCGGGCGAACACCGGTATGGTGAGCGTCTCCGACACGCTCGGGGAGTCCGACCGCCGGATGCTCCGCCGCCTCGTCGAGAACCACGTCGCCTACACCGACAGCGAGCGCGGCGCGGAGATACTCGACAACTGGGAGGCGTACGTCGAGCAGTTCGCCGTCGTGATGCCGGACGCCTACCACCGCGTCATCACCGAGGAGGGAGCCGAGGACGTGCGCGAGTCGCCGCCCGAAGCGGCGACGGTCGACGCCGAGGCGGACGCCTCCGGCTTCGCCGCCTCGACGGACGACTGA
- a CDS encoding zinc ribbon domain-containing protein, with product MPSEDGCPKCGHGEADVDTISTTGGGLSKMFDIQNRKFEVVSCASCGYSELYRADRSAASDVVDVFFG from the coding sequence ATGCCCTCCGAAGACGGCTGCCCGAAGTGCGGCCACGGCGAAGCAGACGTGGACACCATCTCGACCACCGGCGGCGGCCTGAGCAAGATGTTCGACATCCAGAACCGGAAGTTCGAGGTCGTCTCCTGTGCCAGTTGCGGCTACTCCGAACTGTACCGCGCGGACCGGTCGGCCGCCAGCGACGTTGTCGACGTGTTCTTCGGCTGA
- a CDS encoding GIY-YIG nuclease family protein has protein sequence MPGTYVLAVAFDEAATIEVGALGERAFDPGIYAYVGSAFGPGGFSRVDRHRELAAGERDARHWHIDYVLGHPTASLAAVVKFPEMDVECALASSLPGDPVSEFGASDCDCEAHLLRAPDRETLLSAARDERERLG, from the coding sequence GTGCCCGGAACGTACGTCCTCGCGGTCGCGTTCGACGAGGCAGCGACGATCGAAGTCGGCGCGCTCGGCGAGCGCGCCTTCGACCCCGGCATCTACGCCTACGTCGGGAGCGCGTTCGGGCCCGGCGGCTTCTCGCGGGTCGACCGCCACCGCGAACTCGCCGCCGGCGAGCGCGACGCCCGCCACTGGCATATCGACTACGTGCTCGGCCACCCCACGGCGTCGCTGGCGGCGGTCGTGAAGTTCCCCGAGATGGACGTGGAGTGCGCCCTCGCGTCGTCACTGCCCGGCGATCCGGTGTCCGAGTTCGGCGCGTCGGACTGCGACTGCGAGGCCCACCTGCTCCGCGCGCCCGACCGCGAGACGCTGCTGTCGGCGGCGCGCGACGAACGGGAGCGCCTGGGGTGA
- a CDS encoding NAD(P)-dependent glycerol-1-phosphate dehydrogenase: MFDKSTWIRLPRNVVVGHGVLDRTVEAVEELHLQGQPLIVASPTPWEIAGERIADAFAAEGMEPETVIVEEASFDAIQHVIDRAREVDPGFLVGVGGGKPIDIAKMASDDVGRGFVSVPTAASHDGIVSGRGSVPEGDTRHSVAAEPPLAVVADTEILAEAPWDLTTAGCADIISNYTAVMDWRLANRLKNVEYSEYAASLAEMTAEMLVDNADTVRPGLEESSWVVVKALVSSGVAMSIAGSSRPASGAEHLFSHQLDRIAPNEALHGHQVGVGSIMTAYLHGGERGIWQDIRAALASIDAPTTADELGIDDATVIEALTTAHEIRDRYTILGDGVTERAAREAARTTSVI, encoded by the coding sequence ATGTTCGACAAGTCGACGTGGATCCGCCTGCCCCGCAACGTCGTCGTGGGCCACGGCGTGCTCGACCGGACGGTCGAGGCCGTCGAGGAGCTCCACCTCCAGGGGCAGCCGCTGATCGTCGCCAGCCCGACGCCCTGGGAGATCGCCGGCGAGCGCATCGCCGACGCGTTCGCCGCCGAGGGGATGGAGCCGGAGACGGTGATCGTCGAGGAGGCGAGCTTCGACGCCATCCAGCACGTCATCGACCGCGCCCGCGAGGTCGACCCCGGCTTCCTCGTCGGCGTCGGCGGCGGCAAGCCCATCGACATCGCGAAGATGGCCAGCGACGACGTGGGGCGGGGGTTCGTCTCGGTCCCGACGGCGGCGAGCCACGACGGCATCGTCAGCGGCCGCGGCTCGGTGCCGGAGGGCGACACGCGTCACAGCGTCGCCGCCGAGCCGCCGCTGGCGGTCGTCGCGGACACGGAGATCCTCGCGGAGGCCCCCTGGGATCTCACCACGGCGGGCTGTGCGGACATCATCAGCAACTACACCGCCGTCATGGACTGGCGGCTCGCCAACCGGCTGAAAAACGTCGAGTACTCCGAGTACGCCGCCTCGCTGGCGGAGATGACCGCCGAGATGCTCGTCGACAACGCCGACACGGTCCGGCCCGGGCTGGAGGAGTCCTCGTGGGTCGTCGTGAAGGCGCTCGTCTCCTCGGGCGTCGCCATGTCGATCGCCGGCTCCTCGCGGCCGGCAAGCGGCGCGGAACACCTCTTCTCGCACCAGCTCGACCGGATCGCGCCCAACGAGGCGCTCCACGGCCATCAGGTCGGCGTCGGCTCGATCATGACCGCCTACCTCCACGGCGGGGAACGGGGCATCTGGCAGGACATCCGCGCCGCGCTCGCGAGCATCGACGCGCCGACGACGGCCGACGAACTCGGCATCGACGACGCGACGGTGATCGAGGCGCTGACGACCGCTCACGAGATCCGGGACCGCTACACGATCCTCGGCGACGGCGTCACGGAGCGGGCGGCCCGCGAGGCGGCGAGAACGACGAGCGTGATCTGA
- a CDS encoding NAD-dependent epimerase/dehydratase family protein, with amino-acid sequence MDDLLVIGGTRFIGRHVVDEFRAHDYDVTTFNRGNHDNPFADAEDVSHIEGDRTDDGDLAAAAREADPDVVVDCVAYRPREVRTATRVFDGVDAYVFVSSGSAYGREDLPKREGETPLCDCTEEQATDDSQSSYGPRKAEGDRAVFAAAERGVNAMSVRPCIVYGPHDYTERLDYWIDRVNRFDRIVVPGDGTNVWHRAYVEDVAGAIRRVAEDGEPGEAYNVADRRMVTLDGMVDLIADALDTDVEVVHAGERELAAADLSLDDFVLYRNPPHMLATDKLARLGWESTPIDEAMTRAVEDHLDSDRDGREHGPDRETEERVLGVLDTL; translated from the coding sequence ATGGACGACCTCCTCGTGATCGGCGGCACGCGCTTCATCGGCCGGCACGTCGTCGACGAGTTCCGGGCACACGACTACGACGTGACGACCTTCAACCGCGGGAACCACGACAACCCATTCGCGGACGCCGAGGACGTGTCTCACATCGAGGGCGACCGGACTGACGACGGCGACCTCGCGGCGGCCGCCCGCGAGGCCGACCCCGACGTGGTCGTCGACTGCGTGGCGTACAGGCCCCGAGAAGTGCGAACCGCAACGCGGGTCTTCGACGGCGTCGACGCCTACGTGTTCGTCTCCAGCGGGTCGGCGTACGGGCGGGAGGACCTGCCCAAGCGCGAGGGCGAGACGCCGCTGTGTGACTGCACCGAGGAGCAGGCGACCGACGACTCGCAGTCCTCCTACGGCCCGCGGAAGGCCGAGGGCGACCGCGCCGTCTTCGCCGCCGCCGAGCGCGGCGTCAACGCGATGAGCGTCCGGCCCTGCATCGTGTACGGCCCCCACGACTACACCGAGCGGCTGGACTACTGGATCGACCGCGTGAACCGGTTCGACCGGATCGTCGTGCCCGGCGACGGCACGAACGTCTGGCACCGCGCGTACGTCGAGGACGTTGCCGGCGCGATCCGCCGCGTGGCCGAGGACGGCGAGCCGGGCGAGGCGTACAACGTCGCCGACCGGCGGATGGTGACGCTCGACGGGATGGTCGACCTGATCGCCGACGCGCTCGACACGGATGTCGAGGTGGTCCACGCCGGCGAGCGCGAACTCGCCGCGGCGGACCTGTCGCTCGACGACTTCGTCCTCTACCGGAACCCGCCGCACATGCTCGCCACGGACAAGCTCGCGCGGCTCGGCTGGGAGTCGACGCCCATCGACGAGGCGATGACCCGCGCCGTCGAGGACCACCTCGATAGCGACCGCGACGGCCGCGAGCACGGCCCCGACCGCGAGACGGAGGAGCGCGTGCTGGGCGTGCTCGACACGCTGTAG